One window of Perca flavescens isolate YP-PL-M2 chromosome 15, PFLA_1.0, whole genome shotgun sequence genomic DNA carries:
- the sec14l1 gene encoding SEC14-like protein 1, whose translation MVQEYQSPVRVYKHPFELIMAAYVRRFPKSHLIPVFVDSEILSETESKDGSTLVTERRCVIDIEAPRLLKRIAGVDYLYFSQKNTLNRRDRTLRIEVRNETFSNRVVVHECCNYTVHPENEDWTCFEQTASLDIKSFFGFESTAEKIAMKQYASSIKKGKEMIEYYLRELEEEGVTYIPRWSPPVVSGTAAARLQLLPRCTGRAIPVDSAKTGLDIKEPAGPTDLVAGSPDDKLDADYIRRYLGDLTPLQESCLIRLRQWLQETHKGKIPKDQHVLRFLRARDFNMDKAREFLCQSLTWRKQHKVDFLLDTWERPQLILDYYTGGWHHHDKDGRPLYILRLGQMDTKGLVRALGMEALLRQVLSINEEGLRRCEENTRVFGRPISCWTCLVDLEGLNMRHLWRPGVKALLRIIEVVEANYPETLGRLLILRAPRVFPVLWTLVSPLIDENTRKKFLVYAGNDYQDPGGLVDYIDKEVIPDFLGGDSMGDIPEGGTVPKSLYRTAEELESEENRLLTDSIYKSASIFKGAPYEMLIEITEASSVITWDFDVSKGDVIFNIYHSKRAPQPPKKDTLGAHGLTSPGAVNAQLIDRSWVLGQDYSMVEKALTCREGESIQGSHVTRWPGFYILQWRFHSSPACSASSLPRVDDVLASLQVSSHKCKIMYYTEVLGSHDFRGSMTSLESSHSGFSQLSAATTSSSQSHASSTVSR comes from the exons ATGGTGCAGGAATACCAGTCCCCTGTTCGGGTGTACAAGCATCCATTTGAGTTGATAATGGCG GCCTATGTGAGGAGGTTCCCAAAGTCCCACCTGATCCCAGTGTTTGTGGACAGTGAGATCCTCAGCGAGACGGAGAGCAAAGATGGATCCACGCTGGTAACTGAGAGGCGCTGTGTGATCGACATTGAGGCCCCACGTCTTCTTAAACGG ATTGCTGGTGTAGACTACTTGTACTTTAGCCAAAAGAACACTCTGAATCGCAGAGACAGGACGCTCCGCATTGAGGTCCGCAACGAGACCTTTTCCAACAGGGTCGTTGTCCATGAGTGCTGCAACTACACG GTTCATCCGGAGAATGAGGACTGGACGTGCTTTGAGCAGACAGCTAGTCTGGATATTAAGTCCTTTTTTGGCTTTGAGAGCACAGCGGAGAAGATAGCTATGAAACAGTATGCTAGCAGCATTAAAAAG GGTAAAGAGATGATTGAGTACTACCTCAGAGAGCTGGAGGAAGAAGGAGTGACTTACATACCTCGTTGGAGCCCCCCTGTTGTCTCTGGCACTGCTGCTGCCAGGCTCCAGCTGCTGCCCCGCTGCACTGGCAGAGCCATCCCAGTGGACAGTGCCAAGACTGGACTAGACATTAAAGAACCGGCCGGTCCCACAGATCTAGTGGCTGGCTCTCCCGACG ACAAGTTGGATGCTGACTACATCAGACGTTACCTAGGTGATTTAACGCCTCTGCAGGAGAGCTGTCTTATCCGACTGCGCCAGTGGCTCCAGGAAACCCACAAGGGCAAg ATTCCAAAGGATCAGCATGTGCTACGCTTCCTGAGGGCCAGAGATTTCAACATGGACAAGGCCAGGGAGTTTTTGTGCCAGTCGCTTACCTGGAGGAAGCAACATAAGGTAGATTTCCTGTTAGACACGTGGGAGCGGCCACAACTGATTCTGGATTATTACACCGGCGGCTGGCACCACCACGACAAAG atgggCGTCCTCTGTATATCTTGCGCCTGGGCCAAATGGACACTAAGGGCTTGGTCCGAGCGTTGGGAATGGAAGCGCTTCTGAGACAG GTCCTGTCCATCAACGAGGAGGGACTGAGGCGTTGTGAAGAAAACACCAGAGTCTTCGGTCGACCCATTAG CTGCTGGACTTGCCTGGTGGATCTGGAGGGTCTTAACATGCGTCACCTGTGGAGGCCAGGTGTTAAGGCTCTGCTGAGAATCATCGAGGTGGTGGAGGCCAACTACCCCGAGACTCTGGGTCGCTTGCTCATACTGAGGGCGCCCAGAGTTTTCCCAGTGCTCTGGACCCTG GTCAGCCCCCTGATTGATGAGAATACCCGGAAGAAGTTCCTTGTTTACGCTGGAAATGACTACCAGGATCCAGGAGGATTGGTGGACTATATTGACAAAGAAGTCATTCCTGACTTCTTGGGAGGGGACTCCATG GGTGACATTCCTGAGGGAGGTACGGTCCCCAAATCTCTGTACAGGACAGCAGAAGAGCTGGAGAGTGAGGAAAACCGCCTGTTGACTGACTCCATCTATAAGAGTGCCAGTATTTTCAAGGGAGCCCCATATGAG ATGCTGATCGAGATCACCGAGGCCTCCTCCGTCATCACCTGGGACTTCGACGTGTCTAAAGGAGATGTGATCTTCAACATCTACCATTCCAAGAGAGCCCCGCAGCCCCCTAAGAAAGACACTCTCGGTGCCCATGGCCTCACGTCCCCAGGGGCCGTTAACGCCCAGCTGATAGACAGGAGCTGGGTGCTGGGCCAGGACTACAGCATGGTGGAGAAAGCCCTCACctgcagggagggagagagtatACAG GGCTCCCACGTAACCCGCTGGCCCGGCTTCTACATCCTCCAGTGGCGCTTCCACAGCTCCCCAGCCTGCTCCGCCTCCAGCCTGCCGCGTGTGGATGATGTGCTGGCCTCGCTGCAGGTCTCTTCGCACAAGTGTAAGATCATGTACTACACCGAGGTGCTGGGCTCCCATGACTTCAG GGGATCCATGACCAGTCTGGAGTCTAGTCATAGTGGTTTCTCCCAGCTCAGTGCGGCCACTACATCCTCCAGCCAATCACACGCCAGCTCCACTGTCTCAAGGTAG